Genomic window (Acidimicrobiales bacterium):
TACTGCCTCGGCTTCGGGTTCGAGCTCGTCCTCATGTCCGACATCCGCATCGCCGCCGAGGACGCCGTCTTCGCTCTCCCCGAGGCGCAGGTGGGCGTGGGCATCGACGGCGGTGGGGACCTGCGTCTCGCCCACGAGGCCGGGGCGGGCTGGGCCAAGCTTCTCGCCTTCACGGGCCGGCGCCTCGACGCCCGCACGGCCGAGCGCATCGGCGTCGTGCAGCAGATCACCTCCACCGAGGACCTGCTCCCCACGGCCATGGCCATCGCCGAGGAAATCGCCGCCAACGCCCCTCTGGCGGTGCAGAGCATCAAGCGCACCATCGACGGCTTCACCTACCGCGGCCTCACCGAGGCCATGCGCTTCGAAGCCATGAGCGCGGCCATCGAGTTCGTCTCCGACGACATGCCCGCCGGCTACGCGGCCAAGGCCAAGAAGCAGCCCGTCGTCTTCGAAGGGAAGTAGGCGCCGTGCCCCTCCCCGAGCCCCCGCCCCTCGGCACCGCCATGCTGCCCGCCGGCACCTTCGCCGGCACCACGGTCATCGTCACCGGCGGCGGGACCGGCCTGGGCAAAGCCATCGCCGTCGAGTTCGCCCGCCTGGGCGCGGCGGTCGGCATCCTGTCGCGCGACGAGGGCCACCGCCAGGCCGGCGTCGCCGCCGTCGAGGCGGCGGGCGGCCGCGCCGCCCACGCCGGCGCCGACATCCGCAAGGCCGAGGATGTCGCAGCGGCGTTCGACGCCCTCGAGGACGCCCTGGGGCCGGCGTCGGTGCTGGTGAACAACGCGGCCGCGAACTTTCCCGTGCCCGCCGACGACCTCAGCCCCAACGGCTGGCGGGCCGTCACCCAGATCGTGCTGGACGGGACCTTCTTCTGTTCCCAGGAGATCTTCCGCCGGGCGAGCCGGGCGGGCGCCCCCGCGGCCATCTGCAACATCCTGGCCACACAGTCGTTCACGGGCGGCCCGGGCATGGCCCACACCGCGGCGGCCAAGGCGGGCGTCGGCAACCTCACCAAGACCCTGGCCGTGGAATGGGCGCCGTTCGGCGTGCGGGTGAACGCGCTGGCGCCGGGGCTCTTCCCGCACGAGGACATGCGGGCCGACCTGCAGGCCCTGCGCACCGAGGGCGAGGACGTCGACAATCGCCGCTCCCCGGCGGGCCGCCTGGGCCGGCTGCACGAGCTGGGCTGGGCCGCCACCTGGTTGTGCTCGCCCTATGCATCCTTCGTCACGGGCCACACCCTGGTGGTCGACGGGGCCAATTGGCTGCGCCGGGACTTCGTGATGCCCGAGTTCGTGCCGGTGCGCGACCAGATCGCCGGGGCCCTCGGGCCGCGCCACCCCGAGCCGTAGGACGCATGGGCGATAGCCCGAAGCGGGCTCGGGCTCGGGCCCGCGCTCGGGCCCGGACCCGGATGCCCGGATCGGGAGCGAGACAGGTAAGGGG
Coding sequences:
- a CDS encoding SDR family oxidoreductase, with protein sequence MPLPEPPPLGTAMLPAGTFAGTTVIVTGGGTGLGKAIAVEFARLGAAVGILSRDEGHRQAGVAAVEAAGGRAAHAGADIRKAEDVAAAFDALEDALGPASVLVNNAAANFPVPADDLSPNGWRAVTQIVLDGTFFCSQEIFRRASRAGAPAAICNILATQSFTGGPGMAHTAAAKAGVGNLTKTLAVEWAPFGVRVNALAPGLFPHEDMRADLQALRTEGEDVDNRRSPAGRLGRLHELGWAATWLCSPYASFVTGHTLVVDGANWLRRDFVMPEFVPVRDQIAGALGPRHPEP
- a CDS encoding enoyl-CoA hydratase-related protein, with amino-acid sequence YCLGFGFELVLMSDIRIAAEDAVFALPEAQVGVGIDGGGDLRLAHEAGAGWAKLLAFTGRRLDARTAERIGVVQQITSTEDLLPTAMAIAEEIAANAPLAVQSIKRTIDGFTYRGLTEAMRFEAMSAAIEFVSDDMPAGYAAKAKKQPVVFEGK